TGTTTCCTCCCTCCTCATTCTGCCCCACTCCACAGTCTCATTCTCATCAGTGTCACAGCACTTTCCACTGGGGTGTCTGATATTATTGCTGTAAGTATGTATATAAGAAAAGAGCTTCTGCACGCCCCTGGTTTCCAGGGGTGAGCTTCCCCTTCTCCATGTAGTGGTGGGTGGGTATGAAAGAAACAGGACGAGCCTTGAACCTTCTAACTCTAATCTCCACCTGTCTTGGCAGAGGGCATCTCAGTGGGTGCTTCGCTACTGGTCATTTGGAACCGGGAtgaaggacaggagttggagtTTTGTCAAGAGATGGAGAAATGGGGGGTGTCACTTCTTCAGAAAGTAACAGCTGCAACTTTGAGACTACTTGCAGTAGAAGGTGGCACCTAATTCAGAAACACGACATAACCCCCCAAATTTATGTCAAAATAAGGGGTGGGGAGAGaatgaggaaggagaagaaaaaagtaatgtCTATTCACAATCACTGGTAGTGCAAAGGGCGTGAAAACAGCTGATGCAGCTCAGCACATACAGATTCTAGGAGCCGATTGATGTTAAATGCATTTGTAAGGCTTTAAATAGAGCTGGGATGCCTCTCCTCCTTATCAATGGGGAAGAGGCAGTACACATTCCTCATCACAACTTCTCCTTCTCACATGTTTAAATCCACAAAAATTCTGTCTCATACTGTGGCTTGGGTCAATCAGTTCTCCAAAGCATCACCAAATGAGATGACACATAAATTCAAtattcctctttccttccccctctcGCCCCTTACACCGTTTCCAGCAcatgcagcaggagagaggagatCCAAATAGATGTGTGGCAGAAGTATCAACCACCCCTGCCCAATACTGTTCAGGTAACTGCAAAAGGAGCAGTCAAGTCTGTGTTTGGGCTTGTTAGATTCTCTTGACACATTTTAGGCACTtttaaacccagaaaaaaattcagacctCGTTTATACTGTATCCATTATCTGCATAGCAATGTGTCTTTCTTTACACCTTCCATGGCAACATCCGTGACAATTAAGTGCCTGCTTGTCTACTGGCACCTCCCATAACCAGAGTTCTGGAAAGCCAGGGGTCTGTCCATGAGGAACTGGCCTCAGTATCTTTTAAGAACGAATTTAAACAACAACATTTTAacccctctctcttccctctgcctcccctctTCTACAGCCAATCAGATTTCTGGTATCAAACTTCAAACAAGGGCAGTAAGAACAAAAAGGTGTATTGCATCTTTCAGTAAATTCACAGTCTGTCCAGTTCACCCAGTTCCATCCTCCGCCTGAGAGCAGCAAGTTGCATGTAATTAAAAACAGTCCAATCCAGTTCTGAATTGTAAACAATGCAGCAGGAACGTCCATCTACTGGCATTACCAAATCTGAGGTGCAAATGGGCTGATCTTCAGTCTTATACCTGTCAGGAGATAAAATACCAGGAATGAGAAGGAAGCACAACGTACAGAGTACTGCAGAATTAACACATTATGATTCAAGTATGTTAAACCAAAGTCATTTAACCCAGACATTACTGGAGTTTAACTATCAGCATTCTATGCTTTTGTCTGGGTCCAGAGACAGAGAATCACCAGGAAACAAGTCATCTGTATAATGAGTGGCCTTCCTACCTGGACTGAAGGGAAGAATGCTTAGGGTAAAGCTTACAAATCTGAGTGCTTAACATTAGGTCTCTGAAAAAAGCATATGGTATAGTTAAATGGCTTGTGTTCAGAAGCATTAAGCCTGAATGATGTGGAGAGAGGTTTCAGGAGCTGTcactatgaaaataaaaatgctgctggagatgcctgATATAAATCTGGGAGTCTAGCTTTCATCAGCAAGATCTTCAAAGGAAGATACAGTATCTAGGTCAGTTAATGGGAATGAAGCGTCTAGCTGTCATTTGTATCTTTGAAAATCCTTTCAGTTAGTCTTAAACTTCTAATATTGTTGGTTgacttgtgttccagcttgccTTCAAGAGGAAACCTGATATCCACGCTGGCAAGGGAGAGAGAATCCTGCAGATCTGACTTCATAGATCACTGCTATATGGTACCGCGAGCTTCCCTTTCCTGGAGTCTGAAACTACCTGAAACTAGTCCTACAGATGGCTATGCTGAAGAAGGCAGATGTTGGATAATGTTAAATTGCCTTTAACTGCCATTAGGCCTTTTTCCAATGGGCCAGTAATTCTTCAGGAACTGGTCAATTCCTCAatagctgcttttaaaattctttggaTTGTACAATGCTCGGCCCTtccttttttacattttgtccTCTGGCTTTTCAAAATAACATCAAAATCTAGACGTGTTTATCAATAACATGAAACAGCATTAACTTCTGTTAGAGAATATATAGCTGGAACGTAAATGCCAAGAGGTTGAAATTAACTTGCTACAGACTTCAAAATTGCTGTTATGCCTATCCACTAAGACATTCAGCTACCTTCCATCTTCTGCTAGAAATCTATAGCTTTGCTTGTTTCCCCAGAACACAAATTATCCATTGTAGTAATGGGGAAAAACCATGGCTTTACATCAATGGGCCTATGAATgattattatttccatttttgctgACTACCTATTTAAGTGGAAATATCCTACAGCGTACTGAATTTTTATGGGCTGATGTTCCATGCTTTCATCTCACACTGACTTATCTAAACTCAAAATCTCTGGTTTAATAAAATCAGAGCTGctaatttctctatttttccccACTGAATGCTCTGTTTGCTTAGACACTCCCATGGGCCACAGAAGAGAAGAGGTGAATGCTGGGAAGTATCTTGGATCCCTGGAAATAGAGTAACCCTCTCAGATGCAATTCTAAAGGAAAATTTGCCCCTTGTGCATTTATGCCTGTTCACCTGTGTACATACTTACCTCTGTGGCTATGATGCACTCATTCCTTTCTTCTGTTATCACAAAGACAGACTGGTACATTGAATCCCTTGGAGAGCATATCGCTGATATTCTACATTCCGGCTTTTCACTAcggcagagcagagaggaaagaatgTTATTTGACTGCTAACAAGCCTGACTCTCAAAACCTACCATGAATATGGAGGAGTGGAATGAGATAGCCATGGATGTGTGGGAGGGAGTGCAGAGGATGAAGTTTCGCATGTTCTATATGATGGCAGGACATTATACTAGAGAAGTGGAGGTAAGGAATAGTTACTGTTTTCCTACACTTCTGCCATGTCCAACCTAATAGTGTGCTCCTCAGATCCCTCAGTGAAACAGCCACAAGCAGACCCCAGACAAGACTTTCAGTACACAACATATCAGAAGACTGATGAGCCAGTGAATACCTGccccttactttttttttaaagttatttttactcTATCATTCTCAGTAAGCAAATAATTTTGCCTTCTTAAGAagcaaaatgcttatttttaatcacTATATGCCTTTATTGTTGTTCTTCCAATATCTGTTGAGGAAGGAAAGACACTTCTTACTTTCACAACTGGACTACCCACTCTCATTCCCCTTCACAGTGCCCACACGAGTAGCACCCAGCACAAACCATCTAATTGACCTAGCTAAGGATACCACTTCGCCATCAGATACATAGCCCAGCATGAAGAttcctggctttgctctggTAGGTTCTGTATATTACCTCCTCAAGGTTTCATTTCTCCCCACATTTTCTCATCTGCTTCTAGACTGGTATGAAGATGAGGGGCCTTAAGAAAGACTAGAAGGAAGACTGCATTCTCACCTGTGTAGTCGGAGGGGAGACTTTTCTCCtaaacatttttcacttttgtaaTATTTGTCTTCCTGTGTCCCTCTACTTGTCAGGTCTTTTACCAGATTGTAGTCCAGTTTATGATTCTTGGGTTTGTAGTTTGATTTCTCCAGCCCACAGTCCACTTCGaggtctttatttttattggtgTTTTTGAGCTGGGAAGCTGGAATGAGATTGTCCTTCTGGAAGTCAGACAGGTTGTTCATTGTCTCCAAGTCCTGCTCTGGGTGCATCCTCATCTGCCTGATGACCATTGCTATCATGCAGAACAGTATAagcagtgccaccagccccacccCCATGGATATAGCAATCCAGGGGACTGGTTTAGGAGGAAGTGTAACAGGCACAGTATACACTGGCAATTCGCAACGGTTGCCCATGAAGCCAGAAGGACAGTAGCAGACAAAGTTGGCACTATAGAGTCCACTGTAGCATGTGCCTCCGTTCTCACATGGCCCAGATGCACATTCATCTCTGGTTTTGATGTCACAGTTCCTGCCACTGTAGCCTGGCAAGCACGTGCAGGTGTAATCGTTGATCAGGTCATGACAAGTTCCCCCATTGGAACATGGGTTTCTGGCACAATCATTGATGTTTATCTCACATTTCTGACCAGAGAAACCAGGACGACAACGACACACACGAATCTGGCCAAGGTAAAAGCAATTACCATCTGaggaaacaaaagtaaaattaaaaaaaattaggctGCAATGCACTTCACTCAGAAACCTAAACCTCTCCCTGGTAAACATTTTATACTATCTCAAGAAAAGGTAGGTTATTTTACAAAACAACCACACATCTGAAAGTTACTTCTAGTTTACCTAATTGTATCACCATACCTTAAAATATGCCCCTTCTAAATAAGTAATGAAGTTAATTTAATTACTAAATTCTGCTATCTTCCCCATCACATCATAAACCTCATGCATTTTTGTGTTGCATAGAAAAATGCCAGTGAAATCCCCCCCTCAGCAAAAGACCAAAATTAGGGTAGATGTGGAATACAGTGGGGGAGAGGGACTAATGTATTAGAGGAAGAGTAGAGGTCAGATTGGATTTCTATCACTTCTGCACTGAAAAGCACAAACGAGTCAgacatgagattttttttgattaaaaaactCACCATTTGCACATGGGTTGCTTGTGCACCTGTCTACTTTCTTTTCACAGTTTGACCCTGTGAAGCCAAAAGGGCAAATGCAAGCATAACTGGCCCCCTGTTCTTTTTCCAAGCACGTGCCGCCGTTAAAGCACGGAGAATCTATACACGTCAAGGCGCTGTGCTCACAGTGAGTGCCGTAGTAGCCAGGGGGGCACAGGCAGTGATAACCATTCTCCATATCCTGCAAAACACAACATTAGACCACTGTTATTTGAGGCCACCAAATGATAGCTGCTTGCACGCTTCTTTCTGGTCAGCAGCGAGTGCAGTTCTGTCCCTCCTCATCCACACTCTGATGTGACAAAAGCGGTATTTGGGGAGTAAATAACTGCAGGCTGGACTGCGAGAGGTAGGAGCTGTGAACCGGCCATACTTGGTGCGTAGCAGTAATCACGCAGCTACACAAGCAGAGCAGACGCAGTTGTTGGGAGCCCACAGGCAACTAGGCAAAAACATTGCTAACACCACTACTGTCTAATGGGATCACTGCAGTCCTTCCAGAGCAGAATGGCATGTGTCAACCTACGCAGCTGTGATCAGGCCATTTATCCTCAGCATGagagccctttttttttttttttttttacaagggCTTACATTGCTTTGCCGTGGATAAGTCCCACCACTTAGATCACaacaaaactgtttcttctctCCAAGTGCTGTACGTCCAAGGCCTTGGGAGAAGGGAGCTAGGGTCTTGTGGCATTAGCTTTAATCTAAACATGCATCAGATTACATTTGGTATCTGCATCAGATTACATTTGGTATATATAATCAATCAGTCTTTATCAACAGGTAGAATCAATCGTTGACTGGGTCCGAAAACAGCCTGAAACACTAGACTGCAGGAAACTAAAAGTGCAGAACCCTGTTTCACAGAAAGCTTTTCAGCTGATTGCCCTCATATTGTCTGGCACTACACTCCCATagcagaaagcagaagttttatttgttattaaaatacagactcGGAGCATTTCTGTATAAACCTTGGTTTGAGAAGCTTATTTTTTACAGATCTGCTCCCTCATCAACCTTGGATCTTGCCAAGCTCTCATAATGGCTGCCACAGAAACCCAAGGATCAGTTGACTAGTTCTAATCTAGGTGATACATCTCCTCCTGTAACAGACTTCCTCCCCTGACACCTCTTGGGAAGAGTTCAGTTTGATAGTGGTGAGCGTCAGTAATGAACCTGTGTGCTATCGAATTCCCGTTCTGTTGTTACAGAACCATTTCTGAAAAGGGATACCGGGGCTTGCTTCGCACAatactttacatttaaaatgtccTTACCGTGCAACTGCCGCCATTCCTACAGGGATTGCTGTCACACTCGCTGATCTCATGTTCGCAATCTACACCGGTAAAGCCGGGTTTGCAGGCACACGTGTAGCTGCCCTGGCCAGTGTTCATGCAAGTTGCTCCATTTTTGCATGGTCTGTGGTGAGTGCAGTAGTTCAGATCTGCAAAGATACCAGGAGTTAGAGAAAACATCTTTGACAGCTGCGAAAAGACATTaatgcaaaaatgttttaatcaaCAAAATGGCAGAATTTTTGATGAATTATTTAACTTTGCTAGCAGTTGGAATATTGGAGATGATCCAGGTTATTATCAGTAATCATCAGACGTTTCAGATTATCCTTGATTTTAGATGTTTCACTACATCTATTACTGTCATACGTGAGCTCTGAATTTTGAGAGACCTGGCAAAAATTTAACTTTCTTAGTGCTTTGGTACACTCTCCCTTTTTTGTGTGCATAAACCCATTAGCTGCAATAGGATTTAGATGCTAAATCAGAAAATGTACTTGGTAAATGCGTGTTCTCCAAACGACTCACCATGGCATTATAGACACTTTGTGCACAACATGTCACATACTAAACCGGTGAGCCCCACCTCTAGAAGGTGTGATTCAAGGCTTGTTCtggtggaaataaaaatgtttaggCTTGGAGGTTTAGACAAACACTAGAAatcttttattgtttatttacCATGCTCTGTTGTTATGAATGTGAGTAGTTTAAACTAAGTGCTCTGCCAAGCTTgatggttctttttttttttctgtttaaatttgaGACAGAGGTTAAGCACACAAGTTCATAGAACATAAGTAGAAAATCTTTATAAACTCTATAAATACCATTGAGTAATTGGAATATAACTGGTTAATGGATAaccacaagcagaaaaaaaatctgcaactTTACTTTTCCTGCTTAATTCAGACTTCATCATCTTAATCCTATAACTGTCTTGAAAACAGTTAGTTTGCTTAGAGCACTTAAGGATTTCAGTGCCAGCATTGCATATATGGCCTTGAGGACATGACTGCTCAGCTGGCTACGGTTCAGTGATTCAATGGGTTGAATAGGTGGAAGTGGTCTGGTGTACCTTAAAATGGAACCTGTACTTTTCATTCTTGCTTACATGATTTTTCTCTCATGCTCCAGACTTATCACATGAGTTAACTTCCTTGTATGCAAAATAAGGAAGGCCCAAATGATAGTGTTTACTGCTGCTGGAAACTGTTTAGTAAATTGTTATAGTTGTACAGGGAATAAGTTAAACTTAGCTGGAGCAGGCAGAAAACCTGCCTGTTCAACACTCAtccaggttgtttttttttttttttttccaagagaaaaactgcagttagCAAAAAGGTTTGCTTGTTTGCAAGCAAAATTACTACAAACACTGGTAAGACAGCCATCGTACAAACGGATGCCTACAAACGTGTACCTTGTGGAAATCTATTTCTAGATCCAATGGGTCAGATTCCTTAGTCCAGTACCAAGGAATACTCAATCTAGAGCCATAAGCACAACCTTCAAAACTAACCTTGATCACAGAAGAGGCCACCCCATCCTTCATCACATATGCACTGCCATTGTGTTTTACAGGTCCCGTGGCGGCAGCCTATATGGGGAATGCATTCATCACAGTAGCGGCCTTGCCAACCAGGACGACAGCTAGAAGAAAAgtcaaattaaaacattaatgaCATGGAAAAGAGTTTAAGTTTCTATTACAAGGTGACATGTTAACTGAAGTTCAGATTGCAATTGCCATCTACTCACATGCACTCTCCGGGCTTGTTGCAATATCCATTCTGCTCAGTACATCCAGACAGACAGATGGCTgtaaagagaacaaaaaaaaagcagaaatgtttagGTAAATACACATGGTGCTACAGAATACACTTTTAAAAGGGGAAATgccagctttaaaaaaaaaaaactttgaaaaccACTTTTGCACTTTCaaaggtttgttttaaaaattctcagTACGGGGAGttctggagcaggaggaagTGAACAAGGAGAGCCAACATTTGACGACTTGTCCTttagtttttctgtttataCAACAAACATGAACTCTTGCTCGAAAAGGAGCAAGAGGAGGCAGCTTTGGCTTGTGCTaatgaaaggctgaaaaaacccaacaggacTCCAAGCCCACAGCAAAGTTTCCCACTACCACATCGCAACACCTGTCTCGTCTCCTCTGGCAGCAGGAATGGTGGAAGCGTTTGTGTGGGCAAGGGGCTAGCATTTTAACTTGGAACAGATATCTCTGATTTAGGGTTATTGGCCGAGATCCCTTCTCTGCTAGCCCTTTATTTGCCGCTCACACTCGCAGGGGTGAAACGCAGCATTGGCGGCTGTAGCCAAACGGGCCAAAGTCCTCAGCGTGGAGCCTTCTCTCTCCAGGCAGGGAGTGGAAAGCTCAGCATGAAAACATGGCCTCAGGCAGCTCCCAGTACCGTGCACGGTGCCTTGTCACAGCGTTGAAGCCACCGTGTTTTAAGGACCGACCGCAAAGACAGCTACAGCCAGGGTCGGCCAAGGGGATGTGCTTTTGGGTCCCGGCTCCCTCCGCCAAACAGGCTCCCTGCTGCCTTGGAAGCTGCGTTTGCTCCAAGGCCCCTTGATGGACACCCACGCCccaggagggcagaggaggcCCAGGGAAGCCAGGACGGGACGCGTTCCTCAGGTGCTGATGCCCGCCAAGGCCCCGGCTCTGCCCGGGGGGGCGCGCAGGGGCCAGCGAGGCGCCCCCCACTCCGCCTCCCGCGGCACCGGtgccgccgcagccccgccccgctgcccccgcagccgccgcccgGCGAGGGGCACTTACGGTCGGTGCAGTACTCGCCGGTCCAGCCGGGCAGGCAGGCCAGGCTGCCGTCCGCCTCGCAGACGTAGTGTCCGAAGCGGTCGTCGCGGCGCTTGCAGAGGCGGGAGCAGCTCTCGCCGTAGTAGTTCTCGCTGCAGACCACCCGGTAGGAGTAGCGGAGCTGGGTCAGCGGGCCGCTCTGCACGTCCTGCGACCAGTCCTCGCCCACCGACAGCGACCGCTGGATCGACATCTGGCTGATGAGCCAGTCCTCCGACGGCGGCCGGGAGCCTGCGGGAGAAGCGGCCCCCGCGTCAGCGGCCCCCGGACACCCCCCGCAACGTCCCCCCGCGCCACGAAAACCACCCGCCCCGAGCGGCGAGGCACCCCCTGCCCCGCCGGAGAGGAGCGGAGCGGGGGTCTCCCGGCTGGcgattatatatatatatacatatgtacatctACACGTACGTGTGCGTATATATGTGCGTACAGAGGCGGCCCCCGCGGTGCGCGGGGCGGGAGCGCTAACCGCGGCCGAGGGGGGCTCAGCGGAGGGGCCTTTGAAAGCGAGGGCTGCCGTGAAATATCCTTTTCC
Above is a window of Caloenas nicobarica isolate bCalNic1 chromosome 5, bCalNic1.hap1, whole genome shotgun sequence DNA encoding:
- the DLL4 gene encoding delta-like protein 4 isoform X3 translates to MALGCFSERRGKGYFTAALAFKGPSAEPPSAAVSAPAPRTAGAASVRTYIRTRSRPPSEDWLISQMSIQRSLSVGEDWSQDVQSGPLTQLRYSYRVVCSENYYGESCSRLCKRRDDRFGHYVCEADGSLACLPGWTGEYCTDPICLSGCTEQNGYCNKPGECICRPGWQGRYCDECIPHIGCRHGTCKTQWQCICDEGWGGLFCDQDLNYCTHHRPCKNGATCMNTGQGSYTCACKPGFTGVDCEHEISECDSNPCRNGGSCTDMENGYHCLCPPGYYGTHCEHSALTCIDSPCFNGGTCLEKEQGASYACICPFGFTGSNCEKKVDRCTSNPCANDGNCFYLGQIRVCRCRPGFSGQKCEININDCARNPCSNGGTCHDLINDYTCTCLPGYSGRNCDIKTRDECASGPCENGGTCYSGLYSANFVCYCPSGFMGNRCELPVYTVPVTLPPKPVPWIAISMGVGLVALLILFCMIAMVIRQMRMHPEQDLETMNNLSDFQKDNLIPASQLKNTNKNKDLEVDCGLEKSNYKPKNHKLDYNLVKDLTSRGTQEDKYYKSEKCLGEKSPLRLHSEKPECRISAICSPRDSMYQSVFVITEERNECIIATEV
- the DLL4 gene encoding delta-like protein 4 isoform X2, translated to MTALRIFGLTFLLMILQQRASSSGVFQLELHEFVNSHGSLASGKPCSPHCRTFFRVCLKHFQAVVSPGSCTFGSIITPVLGINSFSIKDTERFDSPIKLPFNFTWPGTFSLIIEAWHAPANYLPEGSRPPSEDWLISQMSIQRSLSVGEDWSQDVQSGPLTQLRYSYRVVCSENYYGESCSRLCKRRDDRFGHYVCEADGSLACLPGWTGEYCTDPICLSGCTEQNGYCNKPGECICRPGWQGRYCDECIPHIGCRHGTCKTQWQCICDEGWGGLFCDQDLNYCTHHRPCKNGATCMNTGQGSYTCACKPGFTGVDCEHEISECDSNPCRNGGSCTDMENGYHCLCPPGYYGTHCEHSALTCIDSPCFNGGTCLEKEQGASYACICPFGFTGSNCEKKVDRCTSNPCANDGNCFYLGQIRVCRCRPGFSGQKCEININDCARNPCSNGGTCHDLINDYTCTCLPGYSGRNCDIKTRDECASGPCENGGTCYSGLYSANFVCYCPSGFMGNRCELPVYTVPVTLPPKPVPWIAISMGVGLVALLILFCMIAMVIRQMRMHPEQDLETMNNLSDFQKDNLIPASQLKNTNKNKDLEVDCGLEKSNYKPKNHKLDYNLVKDLTSRGTQEDKYYKSEKCLGEKSPLRLHSEKPECRISAICSPRDSMYQSVFVITEERNECIIATEV
- the DLL4 gene encoding delta-like protein 4 isoform X1; its protein translation is MTALRIFGLTFLLMILQQRASSSGVFQLELHEFVNSHGSLASGKPCSPHCRTFFRVCLKHFQAVVSPGSCTFGSIITPVLGINSFSIKDTERFDSPIKLPFNFTWPGTFSLIIEAWHAPANYLPEGSRPPSEDWLISQMSIQRSLSVGEDWSQDVQSGPLTQLRYSYRVVCSENYYGESCSRLCKRRDDRFGHYVCEADGSLACLPGWTGEYCTDPICLSGCTEQNGYCNKPGECICRPGWQGRYCDECIPHIGCRHGTCKTQWQCICDEGWGGLFCDQDLNYCTHHRPCKNGATCMNTGQGSYTCACKPGFTGVDCEHEISECDSNPCRNGGSCTDMENGYHCLCPPGYYGTHCEHSALTCIDSPCFNGGTCLEKEQGASYACICPFGFTGSNCEKKVDRCTSNPCANDGNCFYLGQIRVCRCRPGFSGQKCEININDCARNPCSNGGTCHDLINDYTCTCLPGYSGRNCDIKTRDECASGPCENGGTCYSGLYSANFVCYCPSGFMGNRCELPVYTVPVTLPPKPVPWIAISMGVGLVALLILFCMIAMVIRQMRMHPEQDLETMNNLSDFQKDNLIPASQLKNTNKNKDLEVDCGLEKSNYKPKNHKLDYNLVKDLTSRGTQEDKYYKSEKCLGEKSPLRLHSEKPECRISAICSPRDSMYQSVFVITEERNECIIATEVSMYTGEQA